The window GTCCTCGTTCATCGCCACGCACATCGAGCAGCCCGCCATGCGCCAGTCGAACCCGGCCTCGGTGAAGATCGTGTCGAGCCCTTCCGCTTCGGCCTGTGCGCGCACGGCCATCGAGCCGGGCACGACAAGCGCGCGCACGCCGTCGGCCACCTTGCGGCCTCGGGCGACCGCGGCGGCGGCGCGAAGGTCCTCGATGCGGCCATTGGTGCAGCTGCCGATGAAGACCACGTCGACCGCGATGTCGGTGACGGGCATGCCCGCTTCGATGCCCATGTAGGCGAGCGCCTTGGCGTGCTGGCGTGCCGCTTCGGCGTCCTCGGGCGCGGCCGGAACCGTGCCATCGACGGGAGCCGCGTCCTGCGGGTTGGTGCCCCAGGTGATCTGCGGGGCGAGCGCGTCAAGATCAAGCGCGACGGTGCGGTCGTACTCCGCCCCCGGATCGCTGGCGAGCGTGCGCCAGTAGGCCGCGGCCTGCTCGAACATCTCGCCCTGCGGCGCGAGCGGGCGGCCGCGCAGGTAGTCGATTGTGGTCTCGTCCGGGGCGACGAGGCCGATGCGGGCGCCCGCCTCAATCGCCATGTTGCACAAGGTCATGCGCGCGGCCATCGACATGGCGCGCACCGCCTCGCCGGTGAACTCGACCGCGCAGCCGGTAGCAAAGCCTGCGCCGTAGCGCCCGATCAGCGCCAGCGCGACGTCCTTGGACGTGACGTGCGCGCCCAGCGTGCCGGAGAGTTCGACCTTCACGGTCTTCGCGCGGCTCTGCACGATGGCGTTGGTGGCGAGCACGGTCTCGCAGTCGCTCGCGCCGATGCCGAAGGCCAGCGCGCCAAAGGCCCCGTGGGTCGAGGTGTGGCTGTCGCCGCAGGCAAGCGTGATGCCGGGCAGCGTAAAGCCCAGCTCCGGGCCCATGACGTGGACGATGCCCTGGCGCGCATCGTCGAGCGGCACGTAGGGAATGTCGAACTCGGCGACGTTGGAGGCAAGACGTGCAACCTGCGCGCCCGCCGCGCCATCATCCTGCGCGATGCTGAGGCGATCGAGCGCGGTCGAAACGGCGTGGTCGGGCACGGCCAGGTGGGTTTCCCGGCGGTGGACCGTGCGCCCGTTGCTGCGCAGCGCCTCGAAGGACTGGTGCGTGCTGCATTCGTGCAGCAGGTGGCGGTCGACGTGGATGAGAGCCGCGCGGCTTTCCTCACCCTCTCCTTGCGCTCCGGGCACGACTTCGATGACGTGGCTGTCCCAGAGCTTGCGATACAAGGTGCGCGGGGCACTTGCGGTTGTCACGCGGTCTCTCCGATCTCGATTATGACACGCCCGACATCGCGGGCTTGGGGTCCGGCCAGCAGGGTAAAGGCCTCGGCCACGTCATCCAGCGCGAAGCGCCGAGTGATCGTAGGGCGGAGGGAGAGGTCCCCACGGGCGATGAATTCCAGGACGTCGACCTGTCCCGGCCCTGCTTTCACACCGAGGATCTCCAGCTCGCGCTCGACGATCTGCCAGTTGCTGACGGGAAGGTCCCCGCCGCCGGTCAGCGCGACACGCGCGCCCGGCGCGGCAACGGCGAAAGCCTCGTCCATGCCCCAGGCCGAGGCGGTGGTCTCCATCACCGCGTCCAGCCCTTCCGGGAACGCGCCAAGCACACGCTCAGAGACGCGCTCCCCATGGGCAGCAATCGGGAAGAGGTGGGCTGCGCCAAGGTCCCCGGCGAGGTCGGAGCGGCGCCCGCTCCCCCCGATGGCGACGACCTCGAGCCCCAGCGCGCGCGCCATGGCGACCGCGCCCAGCCCCATGGCGCCCACGCCCACGATGCCGACCCGCTGCCCCGCCTCCAGCCGCATACGGCGAAAGGCGTTGAGCGCATCGACGGGCCCGGCCAGCATCGCGGCATCTTCAAAGCCGACCGCATCGGGCAGGACCGCGAGCTTGCGCGCCGAAACAAGCGTGTATTCCTCGCAGCAGGTCTGCCGCACCGGGGTCCGGAACGCCGGATCAAGACACAGGTTGTGGCGGCCCTTCGTGCAGTTCGCGCAGGCCCCGCAGTGGTCGAGCGCGAGCGCGCTGACCCTGTCGCCAGGGGCCAGCCCCTCCACGCCCGCGCCAAGCTGGGCGACGATGCCGGAAAAGTCCGCGCCGATGCCGACGGGATAGCTTTTCACATAGCGCCCACCCCGGTTGAGGTAGGTCCCCACGTCCGTGCCGTAAGGCGCATAGGCCATGACCTGGACGAGAACCTGTCCGGGGCCCGGCTCCGGCCGGGCGACGTCCTCGACGCGGATGTCGCCCGGAGCGTGGAGCCGGGCGGCCTTCACGAAGCCGCTCCGAAGGTCCAGACGAGGATACGCGCGCCCTCGAGACTGGCGGTGGCGCCCAGCAGCGGGGTGTCGGACGCACCAACGGTATAGTCGCCCGCGCCCCAGGTCTCGCCCGCGCCTTCCAGCGCGCCGTCCAGAACGTAGGCTTCCCAGCTCACACCAAGGGCCGCGGCTTCGCCCTGCCAACCCGCCGGAACGAGCGCCTCCAACGTGCGCGCGCCGCTGCGCGGATCGGTGCTGAAGGTCTTGATCATCCAGCCTTCGGGCAGCGCGGAATCGGGCTGGGGCGCAACATCGGCGATGGCCAGTTCGAAGACGTGACCACGCGCATCGTCGGCGGCGGGCAGCGGATACTCGATGGGCTGCTCGGGCTCATGGATCAGCTGGAGCGAGAGCAGCCCGTCGCTGCGCACGAGAGCCAGCGCGCCCTCCTCGGAGCGTTCATCGTGGCCGTGCACGATGTGGCCCGGGCGATAGAAGTAGACGCCCTTGCGAAAGTAGTGGTTGCCATCGAGCGTCACCGAACCCTCGAGCATGTAGACTTCCTCGAAGGCATCGTGGAAGTGCGCAACGCCCCCGCCCCGCCAGCCTTCCGGGATGTAGACGAGGTTGGTGACATGCCCGGTCTCGGGATCCTCGCCCAGCTTGCGCCGCTTGAGGCCGTGGGTGCCCAGCATCTCCCATTCGAGCGCGTTGCCGCGCACGTGGTCGAGTGGGCCCGCTGCCTTGCGCAGCGCCGGCTCGGTGATCGGTCCTGTCATGCGATTTCCCTTTCCTGTGCAAGGCTGGAGAACATGGCCTGGCGCAGCAGGTAGGCGCGGCGCGCTTCCGGATCGGCCTGGACACGGCGCATCTTCTCGCGCTTGGCGGCGAGCGCGGTCTGGTCGGTTTCGCCCATGTTCTCCATGTTCTCGATGGTCTGGGCCTGGATGAACGAGCGCGTGACAGCCTGGCGCTGGCGTTCGAACTTGGCAAGCGCCTCGAAATCCGCGTCCTTGCGCAGGATCATCCAGAGCTTTTCGGCGAGGTTCCAGCCATCGTGGATGCCGCTGTTCATGCCAAAGCCGCCCAGCGGATTATTGAGATGCGCGGCATCGCCGATGATCGCCATGCGCCCCTCCACGAACTTCTTGGCGACGCGCTGGTGCACGCGGTAGATCGTGCGGTGCGTGGTCTCGACATTGCCATGCCCCACGATCCGGTTGAAGATCTGGTCGGCGTTGGCGTCGCTGATGAGGTCCTCGTCGCTGACATCGCCATCGCCGGGCACAAGCACGCGCCAGATGCCCGGAACCTTGAGCAGGACCAGCCATTCGTCAGGATCGCTGATGTAGTTCACGTAGTCGAGGTCGGGGATCGCCTTCTCGATCTCGAGCCGGGTCGACATCGAGACGAACTTCTCCTCGTAGGTAAAGCCATCGAATTCCGCCCCGATGACCTTGCGCACGACCGAACGCGAGCCGTCCGCGCCGACGAGGAACTTCGCGGCGATCTCGCGCTGGACGCCGTCCTGCTCCACCGTGGCGATGATGCCTTCGCCGTTCTGGCGGGCATCGATGAGGCGGCAGCCGAAATGAACGTCCATGCCGTCGGCTTCCTGCACCTTGGTAGCCAGGTGCTTGGCCAGGTAGTGCTGCTCGCACTGGAGGCGGAAGGGGAAGCGGGTGAGGTCGGACAGTTCGGTCAGGTCGAAGCGCAGGGCCTCGCCGCTGCGGCGGTCGCGCATCTGGTAGATCGGCGCCTTCAGGCCCATGCCGATCAGCGGCTCGGCCGCGTCGATCTCGTCGAGCATTTCAAGCGTCGAGGCGTGGATCGTCGAAGCCCTGAGGTCGTGGGCGCAGTCCGGCTCCTGTTCGATCAACGTCACCAAGATGCCCATTGCCGCAAGGCGCGCTGCGCAGGTCGCGCCGACAGGGCCCGCGCCCACGACCAGGACTTCG is drawn from Novosphingobium decolorationis and contains these coding sequences:
- a CDS encoding zinc-dependent alcohol dehydrogenase — its product is MKAARLHAPGDIRVEDVARPEPGPGQVLVQVMAYAPYGTDVGTYLNRGGRYVKSYPVGIGADFSGIVAQLGAGVEGLAPGDRVSALALDHCGACANCTKGRHNLCLDPAFRTPVRQTCCEEYTLVSARKLAVLPDAVGFEDAAMLAGPVDALNAFRRMRLEAGQRVGIVGVGAMGLGAVAMARALGLEVVAIGGSGRRSDLAGDLGAAHLFPIAAHGERVSERVLGAFPEGLDAVMETTASAWGMDEAFAVAAPGARVALTGGGDLPVSNWQIVERELEILGVKAGPGQVDVLEFIARGDLSLRPTITRRFALDDVAEAFTLLAGPQARDVGRVIIEIGETA
- a CDS encoding NAD(P)/FAD-dependent oxidoreductase; the encoded protein is MNRCEVLVVGAGPVGATCAARLAAMGILVTLIEQEPDCAHDLRASTIHASTLEMLDEIDAAEPLIGMGLKAPIYQMRDRRSGEALRFDLTELSDLTRFPFRLQCEQHYLAKHLATKVQEADGMDVHFGCRLIDARQNGEGIIATVEQDGVQREIAAKFLVGADGSRSVVRKVIGAEFDGFTYEEKFVSMSTRLEIEKAIPDLDYVNYISDPDEWLVLLKVPGIWRVLVPGDGDVSDEDLISDANADQIFNRIVGHGNVETTHRTIYRVHQRVAKKFVEGRMAIIGDAAHLNNPLGGFGMNSGIHDGWNLAEKLWMILRKDADFEALAKFERQRQAVTRSFIQAQTIENMENMGETDQTALAAKREKMRRVQADPEARRAYLLRQAMFSSLAQEREIA
- a CDS encoding cupin domain-containing protein; amino-acid sequence: MTGPITEPALRKAAGPLDHVRGNALEWEMLGTHGLKRRKLGEDPETGHVTNLVYIPEGWRGGGVAHFHDAFEEVYMLEGSVTLDGNHYFRKGVYFYRPGHIVHGHDERSEEGALALVRSDGLLSLQLIHEPEQPIEYPLPAADDARGHVFELAIADVAPQPDSALPEGWMIKTFSTDPRSGARTLEALVPAGWQGEAAALGVSWEAYVLDGALEGAGETWGAGDYTVGASDTPLLGATASLEGARILVWTFGAAS
- the leuC gene encoding 3-isopropylmalate dehydratase large subunit, whose product is MTTASAPRTLYRKLWDSHVIEVVPGAQGEGEESRAALIHVDRHLLHECSTHQSFEALRSNGRTVHRRETHLAVPDHAVSTALDRLSIAQDDGAAGAQVARLASNVAEFDIPYVPLDDARQGIVHVMGPELGFTLPGITLACGDSHTSTHGAFGALAFGIGASDCETVLATNAIVQSRAKTVKVELSGTLGAHVTSKDVALALIGRYGAGFATGCAVEFTGEAVRAMSMAARMTLCNMAIEAGARIGLVAPDETTIDYLRGRPLAPQGEMFEQAAAYWRTLASDPGAEYDRTVALDLDALAPQITWGTNPQDAAPVDGTVPAAPEDAEAARQHAKALAYMGIEAGMPVTDIAVDVVFIGSCTNGRIEDLRAAAAVARGRKVADGVRALVVPGSMAVRAQAEAEGLDTIFTEAGFDWRMAGCSMCVAMNEDRLAEGERSASTSNRNFEGRQGRGGRTHLMSPAMAAAAAVTGHIADVRTLEEIVA